From a single Methylacidiphilum kamchatkense Kam1 genomic region:
- a CDS encoding electron transfer flavoprotein subunit alpha/FixB family protein translates to MSEIEEKPKNQKRKKVSLDPRLSEYRGIWVFIEQEEAKVHPVGWELLGKARVLAKSLGVEVGAVVFGGNQAVVDTISNDAIAYGADIVYQVVDPSLSDYRSDPFTECLVQLVKKYKPEILLLGATALSRDLASSVATFLETGLTADCTELTIDLENRSLEATRPTFGGSLLCTILTLNYRPQMATVRPGVFPIPLPNTDRKGMIIREQIQFNEANFVTKVLGFIPDPYKASEKLSRADVVIGGGRGLKQASHFSLLRELAMLLGGEVGGTRPVVQAGWLEAERQIGQTGRTIRPKVYIAVGISGAVQHRVGIEKAGTIVAINNDPNAPIFDYADIGIVGDFLEIIPAMIRVLKNKISSKYDCLKKQGV, encoded by the coding sequence ATGAGTGAGATTGAGGAGAAACCAAAAAATCAGAAAAGAAAGAAGGTTAGTCTAGATCCAAGACTTTCTGAATACAGAGGCATCTGGGTCTTTATCGAACAGGAAGAGGCAAAGGTGCATCCTGTGGGTTGGGAACTATTAGGGAAAGCTCGCGTTTTAGCTAAATCTTTAGGGGTCGAAGTAGGCGCTGTTGTCTTTGGTGGTAACCAGGCAGTGGTCGATACAATTAGTAATGATGCTATTGCTTATGGTGCGGATATCGTCTATCAAGTTGTTGATCCTTCTCTTTCTGATTACCGCAGCGATCCGTTTACAGAGTGCTTGGTGCAATTGGTCAAAAAATATAAACCCGAAATTCTTCTGCTTGGGGCTACCGCTCTGAGCAGAGATTTAGCTAGCAGTGTGGCTACGTTCCTTGAAACGGGGCTGACTGCGGACTGCACAGAGCTGACTATAGACCTAGAAAATCGAAGTTTAGAAGCAACAAGACCGACTTTTGGAGGTAGCCTCCTTTGCACAATTTTAACCCTTAATTACAGACCGCAAATGGCAACGGTAAGACCTGGAGTCTTCCCTATCCCTTTGCCTAACACCGACAGGAAGGGAATGATTATAAGGGAGCAGATACAGTTTAACGAAGCCAACTTTGTTACGAAAGTCTTAGGCTTTATTCCTGATCCCTACAAGGCTTCTGAGAAGCTGTCACGAGCTGATGTTGTAATTGGAGGAGGAAGGGGATTAAAACAGGCGAGCCATTTTTCTCTTTTAAGAGAACTTGCTATGCTATTAGGTGGGGAAGTGGGAGGCACAAGACCAGTGGTTCAAGCTGGTTGGTTGGAAGCCGAAAGGCAAATAGGGCAAACGGGTAGGACCATAAGGCCCAAAGTCTATATAGCCGTAGGAATTTCTGGTGCCGTACAGCACCGAGTAGGAATAGAAAAAGCAGGAACGATTGTTGCTATTAATAATGATCCGAACGCTCCAATTTTTGACTATGCAGATATTGGCATTGTTGGAGATTTCCTTGAAATCATTCCTGCTATGATTCGGGTTCTGAAAAATAAAATTTCCTCAAAGTACGACTGCCTAAAGAAACAAGGGGTTTGA
- the nifW gene encoding nitrogenase-stabilizing/protective protein NifW yields the protein MAEAILKQMEKLEAAEDFFKLFEVPYDLRVLRVYRLHILQRFHDYIAAASLDISSKTDEEIKQSYAELLARAYEDFVHSNAQNEKVFKVFKEQGKHLPQKAIQFVSIDTLVGKEKLKRKTQ from the coding sequence ATGGCTGAAGCTATTTTGAAACAGATGGAAAAACTCGAGGCAGCCGAAGATTTCTTTAAATTGTTTGAAGTCCCCTATGATCTAAGAGTGCTTAGGGTCTATAGGCTCCATATCCTTCAAAGATTTCATGATTATATCGCTGCGGCCTCTTTAGATATCTCTTCGAAAACGGATGAGGAGATTAAGCAGTCTTATGCTGAACTCCTTGCTAGGGCCTACGAAGATTTTGTCCATTCTAATGCTCAGAATGAAAAGGTTTTTAAAGTATTTAAAGAGCAGGGGAAGCATCTGCCACAGAAAGCCATTCAATTCGTATCCATTGATACATTGGTTGGGAAGGAGAAACTCAAAAGGAAAACACAATAA
- a CDS encoding HesB/IscA family protein, which translates to MAISITQRAQEKLAKALLGKKDIVALRLAVVRSGCAGFSYQMDYVRQVESDDTVWDFPGGKLVVDKESFQLLDGLVLDYIKDPFKERFVFNNPKATGSCGCGESFSVAK; encoded by the coding sequence ATGGCTATTTCCATAACCCAAAGAGCCCAGGAGAAGCTTGCGAAGGCGTTGTTAGGGAAAAAAGATATTGTCGCCTTAAGACTGGCAGTGGTGCGTTCGGGCTGTGCTGGTTTTTCCTATCAAATGGATTATGTTCGACAGGTTGAATCTGACGATACCGTGTGGGATTTTCCTGGGGGAAAACTAGTGGTGGATAAGGAATCTTTCCAACTGCTCGATGGTCTTGTGCTTGATTATATTAAGGATCCTTTTAAAGAAAGGTTCGTTTTTAATAATCCGAAGGCGACAGGAAGTTGTGGCTGTGGAGAAAGTTTTAGTGTGGCGAAGTGA
- a CDS encoding DegT/DnrJ/EryC1/StrS family aminotransferase: MRAKSIKFSDPDMTNQELEVLYRILSSNELSEGSEIESFERSFAQYVRRKFGVSFCSSKVAFFLCLKALGLKKGSEVILSAASWRDLGQVLLWAELTPKYVDIDYWSMAIDPAKIVKALSPKTKALVGLNPNGHPANWPELEKIAKENSLYLIEDATESIGSAYQGKVVGSFGILSIFDFSQPSALVTGRGAMVVTDSEELAFHLRMMRERTAEERKSVVKSRLPSLGCSMSNLEAALGLAQLKRIDSILQKRKDVEAFYTQLLCGFEGIKDPYVSPEATEVHWFSYVVHLGTRFSRSSRDAIIEDLKRENIEAFPYCYPLHISSWAMESGVHKGMLPMTERVADRTIALPFHGLLDFEQVACIVKTLKDASLNVGAGAAIY, translated from the coding sequence ATGAGGGCAAAATCGATAAAGTTTTCCGATCCTGATATGACCAATCAAGAGCTGGAGGTGTTGTATCGAATCCTTAGCTCAAATGAGCTTAGCGAAGGATCCGAAATAGAATCATTTGAAAGAAGTTTTGCCCAGTATGTTAGAAGAAAATTCGGGGTCAGTTTTTGCAGTTCTAAAGTTGCTTTTTTCCTTTGTTTGAAGGCTCTTGGCTTAAAGAAAGGGAGTGAAGTTATTCTTTCAGCTGCTTCATGGCGGGACCTTGGTCAGGTCCTGCTTTGGGCAGAGCTTACCCCGAAGTATGTGGACATCGATTATTGGTCAATGGCAATTGATCCAGCAAAAATAGTAAAAGCTCTGAGCCCAAAGACCAAAGCACTCGTTGGGTTGAACCCTAACGGCCATCCTGCCAATTGGCCTGAACTAGAAAAAATAGCAAAAGAAAATTCTCTCTATCTGATAGAGGATGCGACTGAATCGATTGGATCGGCTTATCAAGGGAAAGTTGTTGGTTCCTTTGGGATACTATCGATTTTCGATTTTTCACAACCTTCAGCTCTTGTGACAGGCAGGGGAGCCATGGTGGTGACAGATTCAGAGGAGCTAGCTTTTCACCTTAGAATGATGAGAGAGAGAACGGCGGAGGAAAGAAAATCAGTTGTCAAATCAAGACTACCTTCTTTAGGTTGTTCGATGAGTAATCTAGAGGCAGCTTTGGGATTAGCTCAATTGAAAAGAATCGATAGTATTTTACAAAAAAGAAAGGATGTAGAAGCATTTTACACACAGCTCCTCTGTGGCTTTGAGGGAATAAAAGATCCCTATGTTTCACCAGAAGCTACGGAGGTCCATTGGTTTTCTTATGTTGTGCATTTGGGTACAAGGTTTTCCCGATCAAGCAGAGATGCTATTATTGAGGATCTAAAACGGGAGAATATAGAGGCTTTTCCCTATTGTTATCCTTTACATATCTCTAGTTGGGCAATGGAAAGTGGAGTACATAAGGGGATGTTGCCGATGACCGAACGAGTAGCCGATAGAACCATCGCTTTGCCTTTCCATGGACTGCTAGATTTTGAACAAGTTGCTTGTATCGTCAAGACCCTTAAGGATGCGTCCCTGAATGTAGGGGCAGGAGCGGCTATTTATTGA
- a CDS encoding SIR2 family NAD-dependent protein deacylase has product MENETNKIERDLEEIVAFIALGKVIPFLGPGILGFSKNAESVPQSPEMLADRLAGLVAVPSRIRKNLWSASQYIENYRHRKTLKALLSQIFDVDLEPNDLQRWLARIPQLPLVVDVWYDASFSVALKEEKQSWGQIQGVSQAEYPGNWVKAYDWKDREVGMDAALAWQTVLYKPLGSVKPQKNFIISDSDYVEVLTEIDIQTPIPDLIKELRKDRHFLFLGCRFQSQIERTWARQIIKRSSAVHWAVLTSPLTKNETRFLIEQNIKQLDLPLDVFARKLFAYPSLALPLS; this is encoded by the coding sequence ATGGAAAATGAAACGAACAAAATTGAAAGGGATCTGGAAGAGATTGTAGCGTTTATTGCATTGGGAAAAGTCATTCCCTTCCTTGGCCCGGGTATTTTAGGATTTAGCAAAAACGCAGAATCTGTCCCTCAGAGTCCTGAAATGCTAGCTGACAGACTAGCTGGATTGGTTGCGGTCCCTTCCAGAATAAGAAAAAACCTTTGGAGTGCCAGCCAGTACATTGAAAATTATAGGCATAGAAAAACATTAAAAGCTCTTTTAAGCCAGATATTTGATGTTGATTTGGAACCAAACGATCTGCAACGGTGGTTGGCTCGAATCCCCCAACTTCCCCTGGTGGTGGATGTTTGGTATGATGCTTCTTTTAGCGTTGCTTTGAAAGAAGAAAAACAATCTTGGGGACAGATTCAAGGAGTAAGTCAGGCAGAATACCCTGGGAACTGGGTAAAAGCCTACGATTGGAAAGATAGGGAGGTTGGAATGGATGCAGCCTTAGCATGGCAAACCGTCCTCTATAAACCACTAGGCTCAGTAAAACCTCAAAAAAATTTCATAATATCTGATTCAGACTATGTTGAAGTCTTGACAGAAATAGACATCCAGACTCCTATTCCCGATCTGATAAAGGAATTAAGAAAAGACAGGCATTTTCTTTTTTTAGGTTGCCGCTTCCAAAGCCAAATCGAAAGGACATGGGCCAGGCAGATCATTAAAAGATCTTCTGCTGTCCACTGGGCGGTTCTTACTAGTCCCCTAACAAAAAACGAAACGCGGTTTCTTATCGAACAAAACATAAAACAGCTAGATCTGCCATTGGATGTTTTTGCTCGTAAACTTTTTGCTTACCCCTCTTTAGCTTTGCCTTTGTCGTAA
- the nifT gene encoding putative nitrogen fixation protein NifT — protein sequence MKIMLRKKEAGEITIYIAKKDLEEPIISSDKKELFGGIVTLANGMKFLLPEMPPDTKLPITLEARKIEG from the coding sequence ATGAAAATAATGCTTAGAAAGAAGGAAGCTGGGGAAATAACAATTTATATCGCAAAAAAAGATTTGGAGGAACCGATCATCAGCTCTGACAAAAAAGAATTGTTTGGAGGCATTGTTACTCTTGCCAATGGGATGAAATTTCTGCTGCCTGAAATGCCTCCAGATACAAAATTGCCTATAACACTGGAAGCGCGCAAAATTGAAGGCTAA
- the erpA gene encoding iron-sulfur cluster insertion protein ErpA, with protein sequence MKGTSEKSAQDLLDNASENQSQKIELTEAAVQKIKSLIEEEQDKELKLRIFITGGGCSGYQYNFAFDREIEEGDILYEMGGVSLVIDPQSHLYLRGAQIDYEENLEGARFVIHNPNAGSTCSCGSSFSANCTP encoded by the coding sequence ATGAAAGGAACTTCGGAAAAAAGTGCCCAGGACCTTTTGGACAATGCATCTGAAAACCAAAGTCAGAAAATTGAACTGACAGAAGCAGCCGTACAAAAAATAAAATCCTTAATTGAGGAAGAGCAGGACAAAGAACTCAAGCTAAGAATTTTTATTACTGGAGGTGGCTGCTCAGGCTATCAATATAATTTTGCCTTTGATCGAGAGATCGAAGAAGGAGACATCCTTTATGAAATGGGAGGGGTTTCTCTTGTCATCGATCCACAGAGTCACCTTTACTTGAGAGGGGCACAAATTGATTATGAGGAAAATCTCGAGGGAGCCCGTTTTGTCATACATAATCCAAATGCGGGATCTACCTGCAGCTGCGGATCTTCATTTTCAGCAAATTGTACTCCATAA
- a CDS encoding electron transfer flavoprotein subunit beta/FixA family protein, giving the protein MHVVILVKQVPDSSQIRVHPQTGTIMRQGVPAILNPYDLFALEKALELKDAYGSFLTVLSMGPLQAEAALRKALSYGADEAILLSDRAFAGSDTLATSYALAAALKKIDSYRKIDIVFAGKQTIDGDTGQVGPGVARRLGLQLLTYVQEIKHIDYEKRKVLVHRKSEKGIQVVSSQLPCLMTILDGKSSIRYASLPNMIRAAKAPIKIWNRMDAGIEDISKIGLKGSPTVVGKVFAPQSARGPAERIEGDEPEALCSILLEKLIEKYPELGKEVLQQIH; this is encoded by the coding sequence ATGCATGTAGTCATTCTTGTAAAACAAGTTCCAGATTCAAGCCAGATTAGAGTCCATCCTCAAACAGGAACGATTATGCGCCAAGGCGTACCGGCAATCCTAAATCCATATGATCTGTTTGCTCTAGAGAAAGCTTTGGAATTGAAGGATGCCTATGGCAGCTTTTTGACGGTTCTTTCCATGGGGCCTTTACAGGCAGAGGCAGCGTTGAGAAAAGCCCTTTCTTATGGAGCCGATGAGGCGATCCTTTTGTCGGATAGAGCCTTTGCGGGATCCGATACACTAGCCACTTCTTATGCGTTGGCAGCGGCGTTAAAAAAAATCGATTCCTACCGGAAAATCGACATCGTTTTTGCTGGCAAGCAAACAATTGATGGGGATACAGGCCAGGTTGGACCAGGAGTGGCTAGACGACTTGGATTGCAACTGTTGACCTATGTCCAAGAAATCAAGCATATCGATTATGAAAAAAGGAAGGTTTTGGTACACCGAAAAAGTGAAAAGGGCATTCAGGTTGTCTCATCACAATTACCCTGTTTGATGACGATTCTTGATGGCAAAAGCTCTATCCGTTATGCCTCCTTACCCAATATGATTCGTGCTGCTAAAGCACCTATAAAAATATGGAATAGGATGGATGCAGGGATTGAAGATATCTCAAAGATAGGTCTTAAGGGATCCCCGACAGTGGTAGGCAAAGTATTTGCTCCTCAAAGTGCGAGAGGTCCAGCGGAAAGGATTGAAGGGGATGAGCCAGAGGCGCTGTGTTCTATTCTATTAGAAAAGCTTATTGAAAAATATCCAGAACTGGGAAAAGAAGTCCTACAACAAATCCACTAG